The following coding sequences lie in one Leucobacter allii genomic window:
- a CDS encoding lamin tail domain-containing protein has protein sequence MSRKQGAAVAVAMGAVAAIGISGAVGVAAPTPAAAAVDGLRISEIESSGGVPGDWIEFANTGEAPVDLSGFTVRDDDDAHGYAFPAGSTLAPGGYLVIDELQRTGEGDFDFGLGGADAVRLFDPSGALVDAYAWTAHAATTYGVDGDGAWAETEAPTKGEGNRFAAEPEAPTSALRLNEIDSSPGDWVELVNLGDAELSLDGYELRDNSDDHSWAFPAGATIASGGFLVVDEASVGVVDGAPGSFAAAIGIGSADRIRFFDAGGALIDDSGPWEGHAEIGGDPAQATLARCPDGAGEFVLAHPTPGAANSCADPGEGGEEPEPIVTETWPGAPETRELDAAQMFLEDSSGLDAQTGDDGVLLWAVDNGTGTFWKLTAEADGSVAFADGWESGKRARFAKDAGDPAAAGPDTEGITVAGDGMLYLASERDNGAKAVNFNSVLQIDPEAEGPDVVASQEWDLTAQLPQVSANLGIEAVEWVADDELRGRLVDERTGAGYDPADYPLHGEGLFFVAVEDGGRVFAFALNSDGTAEQVADVTPGLPGVMALDYDAVRGGLWAACDDGCAGASAFIAFGAADGAGAEAVDGAGATAGAAAAAAPRVTLFARPEGLPLANTEGFAIAPAGFVVDGRRPAWWFTDGVQAGALRAGWLDAADEIPGGGADSDADGAGSAVGTGSAEGTASGSAGAGGAGGGAASGGAGSSAANGTADASVRATAQSATLAQTGWGANEFLLLVVVLLGAMGAVVLLVSRRRGSAE, from the coding sequence GTGTCGAGGAAGCAAGGGGCGGCCGTCGCCGTCGCCATGGGAGCCGTCGCAGCGATCGGGATCTCGGGGGCCGTGGGCGTCGCGGCGCCGACTCCCGCGGCTGCCGCCGTCGACGGGCTCCGGATCTCCGAGATCGAGTCGTCCGGCGGCGTGCCGGGCGACTGGATCGAGTTCGCGAACACCGGTGAGGCGCCCGTCGACCTCTCCGGGTTCACCGTGCGCGACGACGACGATGCGCACGGCTACGCCTTCCCCGCGGGCAGCACGCTGGCACCCGGCGGGTACCTCGTCATCGACGAGCTGCAGCGGACCGGCGAGGGCGACTTCGACTTCGGCCTCGGGGGCGCGGATGCGGTGCGGCTGTTCGACCCCAGCGGCGCCCTCGTCGACGCCTACGCGTGGACGGCGCACGCCGCGACGACGTACGGCGTCGACGGGGACGGGGCCTGGGCGGAGACCGAGGCTCCGACGAAGGGGGAGGGGAACCGCTTCGCCGCGGAACCCGAGGCGCCGACCTCGGCGCTGCGCCTCAACGAGATCGATTCCTCCCCGGGGGACTGGGTCGAGCTCGTCAACCTCGGCGACGCCGAGCTGTCCCTCGACGGCTACGAGCTGCGCGACAACTCCGACGACCACAGCTGGGCGTTCCCCGCGGGGGCGACGATCGCCTCGGGCGGCTTCCTCGTCGTCGACGAGGCGAGCGTCGGCGTCGTCGACGGCGCCCCCGGCTCCTTCGCCGCGGCGATCGGGATCGGCAGCGCGGACCGCATCCGGTTCTTCGACGCGGGCGGGGCGCTGATCGACGACTCCGGTCCGTGGGAGGGGCACGCCGAGATCGGCGGAGACCCCGCGCAGGCCACCCTGGCGCGCTGCCCCGACGGCGCGGGGGAGTTCGTGCTGGCGCACCCCACGCCCGGCGCCGCCAATAGCTGCGCCGACCCGGGCGAGGGCGGGGAGGAGCCCGAGCCGATCGTCACGGAGACGTGGCCGGGTGCGCCCGAGACGCGCGAGCTCGACGCCGCGCAGATGTTCCTCGAGGACAGCTCCGGCCTCGATGCGCAGACGGGCGACGACGGCGTGCTCCTGTGGGCCGTGGACAACGGGACGGGGACCTTCTGGAAGCTCACGGCGGAGGCCGACGGCTCGGTCGCCTTCGCCGACGGCTGGGAGTCGGGCAAGCGCGCCCGCTTCGCGAAGGATGCGGGTGATCCCGCGGCCGCGGGCCCCGACACCGAGGGCATCACGGTGGCGGGCGACGGCATGCTCTACCTCGCCTCCGAGCGGGACAACGGCGCGAAGGCCGTCAACTTCAACAGCGTGCTGCAGATCGACCCCGAGGCCGAGGGACCGGACGTCGTGGCGTCGCAGGAGTGGGACCTCACCGCGCAGCTGCCGCAGGTGAGCGCCAACCTCGGCATCGAGGCCGTCGAGTGGGTCGCGGACGACGAGCTGCGCGGCCGGCTCGTGGACGAGCGCACCGGCGCCGGCTACGATCCCGCCGACTACCCGCTCCACGGCGAGGGGCTCTTCTTCGTCGCGGTCGAGGACGGCGGGCGGGTCTTCGCCTTCGCCCTGAACTCCGACGGCACCGCCGAGCAGGTGGCGGATGTCACGCCCGGGCTCCCCGGGGTCATGGCGCTCGACTACGACGCGGTGCGCGGCGGGCTGTGGGCGGCGTGCGACGACGGCTGCGCGGGGGCGTCGGCGTTCATCGCCTTCGGTGCGGCGGACGGCGCGGGCGCCGAGGCGGTGGACGGAGCCGGAGCGACGGCCGGCGCCGCTGCTGCCGCCGCGCCGAGGGTGACGCTCTTCGCACGCCCCGAGGGGCTGCCTCTGGCGAACACCGAGGGCTTCGCGATCGCGCCGGCCGGGTTCGTCGTCGACGGCCGGCGCCCCGCGTGGTGGTTCACCGACGGCGTGCAGGCCGGTGCGCTGCGCGCCGGGTGGCTCGACGCGGCGGACGAGATCCCCGGCGGCGGGGCGGACAGCGACGCCGATGGTGCGGGATCCGCGGTCGGAACGGGATCCGCGGAAGGCACCGCATCGGGCTCCGCGGGCGCGGGCGGCGCCGGCGGCGGGGCCGCGAGCGGCGGCGCGGGCTCGTCCGCCGCGAACGGCACGGCGGACGCCTCCGTGCGCGCGACGGCGCAGTCCGCGACCCTCGCGCAGACGGGCTGGGGCGCGAACGAGTTCCTGCTGCTCGTGGTCGTGCTGCTCGGGGCGATGGGCGCCGTCGTGCTGCTCGTCAGCCGCCGGCGCGGCAGCGCGGAGTAG
- the hemQ gene encoding hydrogen peroxide-dependent heme synthase: MSDSRRSELADLDVDIELDAEPGGGGTSDGAGAPTPAAYTLFAVFRLSSSHPVVIDGRDVPGAVQELEDVVELVENEGVTLRGWYDVSGMRSDADLMVWLHGSAAEDLQWALRELRRTMLLRPLIRTWSAVGVHREAEFTREHVPGFVRGVPAKQWLTVYPFVRSPEWYLLDAAERRRMLAEHGRAGAAYTGVTANTVAAFALGDYEWLLPMEADELTELVDMMRELRGVDARRYVSVEVPFSTGRLIEPVEIVEVLQ, from the coding sequence ATGAGCGATTCCAGGCGATCCGAACTCGCGGACCTCGATGTCGACATCGAGCTCGATGCCGAACCGGGAGGCGGCGGCACGAGCGATGGCGCGGGGGCTCCGACCCCGGCGGCGTACACGCTCTTCGCGGTCTTCCGGCTCAGCTCCTCCCACCCGGTCGTCATCGACGGCAGGGACGTGCCCGGCGCGGTGCAGGAGCTCGAGGACGTCGTCGAGCTGGTCGAGAACGAGGGGGTGACCCTGCGCGGCTGGTACGACGTGAGCGGCATGCGCTCCGACGCCGACCTCATGGTCTGGCTCCACGGCTCCGCCGCCGAGGATCTGCAGTGGGCGCTGCGCGAGCTGCGCCGCACGATGCTGCTGCGCCCGCTGATCCGCACCTGGAGCGCCGTCGGGGTGCACCGCGAGGCCGAGTTCACGCGCGAGCACGTCCCCGGCTTCGTGCGCGGCGTGCCCGCGAAGCAGTGGCTCACGGTCTATCCCTTCGTCCGCTCTCCGGAGTGGTACCTCCTCGACGCCGCCGAGCGCCGGCGCATGCTGGCGGAGCACGGGCGCGCAGGAGCCGCCTACACCGGCGTCACCGCGAACACCGTGGCGGCCTTCGCGCTCGGCGACTACGAGTGGCTGCTGCCCATGGAGGCGGACGAGCTCACCGAGCTCGTCGACATGATGCGCGAGCTGCGCGGGGTGGACGCGCGACGCTACGTGAGCGTCGAGGTACCCTTCTCGACCGGCCGCCTCATCGAACCGGTCGAGATCGTCGAGGTGCTGCAGTAG
- a CDS encoding oxygenase MpaB family protein, producing MSRTDTPPAAPANEPPARAARTGCPVARRGVLPAAPGAGDVAAASPGGASGAADTAGPLGADTGYFGPGSVSWRLFSDPSSQLGGVAALLLQSLNPMMMRVFAGTSGYATDVEGRGERTGRYIDTTVFGDRAHADAAAAAVRRLHARSVWTDPRTGEELRADTEEWLAWTHNCIVYGVLRAADAFGPLLTVAEQDRFVVEQHEAARLVGIAGTAFLPGTRAELDRYIDDNRGWMALTIPAAEISRALRKPALRGNPAKVWAAVNIQDGILSLLPDWALLLLGIDGRPLSLRGAARVTRRLVAASRSGRSAEELITAVAERVQTHPYQRLRGTP from the coding sequence GTGAGCCGCACCGACACCCCGCCCGCAGCCCCCGCGAACGAGCCGCCCGCCCGGGCCGCCCGGACGGGCTGCCCCGTCGCCCGCCGGGGCGTCCTTCCCGCCGCCCCCGGTGCGGGCGACGTCGCCGCCGCGAGCCCCGGCGGCGCGTCCGGGGCCGCCGATACCGCCGGCCCCCTCGGCGCCGATACGGGCTACTTCGGACCGGGCAGCGTGAGCTGGCGGCTGTTCTCGGACCCGTCCTCGCAGCTCGGCGGCGTCGCGGCACTGCTCCTCCAATCGCTCAACCCGATGATGATGCGGGTGTTCGCCGGCACGAGCGGCTACGCCACGGACGTCGAGGGCCGCGGCGAACGCACCGGCAGGTACATCGACACGACGGTGTTCGGCGATCGCGCCCACGCCGACGCGGCGGCCGCCGCGGTCCGCCGCCTGCACGCGAGGAGCGTCTGGACCGATCCGCGCACCGGCGAGGAGCTGCGGGCGGATACCGAGGAGTGGCTCGCCTGGACCCACAACTGCATCGTCTACGGCGTGCTCCGCGCCGCCGACGCCTTCGGCCCGCTGCTCACGGTGGCCGAGCAGGATCGCTTCGTCGTCGAACAGCACGAGGCCGCGCGCCTCGTCGGCATCGCCGGCACCGCGTTCCTGCCGGGGACCCGCGCCGAGCTCGACCGGTACATCGACGACAACCGCGGCTGGATGGCGCTCACGATCCCGGCGGCCGAGATCTCCCGCGCACTCCGCAAGCCGGCGCTTCGGGGCAATCCGGCGAAGGTCTGGGCGGCCGTCAACATCCAGGACGGCATCCTGTCGCTGCTGCCGGACTGGGCGCTCCTCCTCCTCGGGATCGACGGTCGGCCCCTGAGCCTGCGCGGAGCCGCCCGGGTGACCCGGCGGCTCGTCGCGGCGTCGCGCAGCGGCCGGAGCGCGGAGGAGCTCATCACCGCGGTCGCCGAGCGCGTGCAGACCCACCCCTACCAGCGTCTCCGGGGAACGCCGTAG
- the rarD gene encoding EamA family transporter RarD gives MARSLGSGARGALASIGSSVAFGGIYFITPLLVPASAESVWALRNLVTLPIIALALLAVRQWHLVTEIAARIRRRPILALGIAACGALIAAQLWVFGWAPMHGRGLQVALGYFLLPLVLVVVGRVLYRDRLVWWQWLAVGVAALGVAAELVRVGGVSWETLLVALGYPCYFVLRRALGIAHIGGMLWEFLLLAPIALGLVALTMLDRSAFAANPALWWIGPLYAASAGVALILYVAASRLLTISVFGLLSYLEPALLMVAALLGGERIASGEWFSYGAIWIAVLVIVAGGTAEMLRRRRTGG, from the coding sequence GTGGCCCGCTCGCTCGGGTCGGGGGCGCGCGGAGCACTCGCCTCGATCGGTTCGTCGGTCGCGTTCGGGGGCATCTACTTCATCACCCCCCTGCTCGTGCCGGCGTCCGCCGAATCGGTGTGGGCGCTGCGCAACCTCGTGACGCTCCCGATCATCGCCCTCGCCCTGCTCGCGGTGCGCCAGTGGCATCTCGTGACCGAGATCGCCGCGCGGATCCGCCGCCGACCGATCCTCGCGCTCGGCATCGCCGCCTGCGGCGCGCTGATCGCGGCGCAGCTGTGGGTGTTCGGGTGGGCTCCGATGCACGGGCGCGGCCTGCAGGTCGCGCTCGGCTACTTCCTGCTGCCGCTCGTGCTCGTGGTCGTGGGACGGGTGCTGTACCGGGATCGCCTCGTGTGGTGGCAGTGGCTCGCCGTGGGCGTCGCCGCCCTCGGCGTCGCCGCCGAGCTCGTCCGCGTCGGCGGGGTGTCCTGGGAGACGCTGCTCGTCGCCCTCGGCTACCCGTGCTACTTCGTGCTGCGGCGCGCGCTCGGGATCGCGCACATCGGCGGCATGCTCTGGGAGTTCCTGCTCCTCGCGCCGATCGCGCTCGGCCTCGTGGCCCTCACGATGCTCGACCGCTCCGCCTTCGCGGCGAACCCCGCGCTGTGGTGGATCGGCCCGCTGTACGCGGCCTCCGCCGGAGTCGCGCTGATCCTCTACGTGGCCGCCTCGCGCCTCCTCACCATCAGCGTCTTCGGCCTGCTCAGCTACCTGGAGCCGGCGCTGCTGATGGTCGCGGCGCTGCTCGGCGGCGAACGGATCGCGAGCGGCGAGTGGTTCAGCTACGGGGCGATCTGGATCGCGGTGCTCGTGATCGTCGCCGGCGGCACGGCCGAGATGCTGCGCCGGCGGCGAACGGGCGGCTGA
- a CDS encoding GNAT family N-acetyltransferase yields the protein MSELRLEELSAATIVAVNALGLKPGQEQFITPVSYAAAAAVTPAHTAWQRVVLDGDRVVGFIHGNFDPDAPQEEFRAALWRINVDADAQGRGVGTFAVNALIDEARTRGVRQLTVLWERGDDGPEEFFLHIGFSPVGETPYGEVIGSIDL from the coding sequence ATGAGTGAACTGCGCCTCGAAGAACTGTCCGCCGCGACGATCGTCGCGGTGAACGCGCTCGGTCTGAAGCCCGGCCAGGAGCAGTTCATCACGCCGGTGTCGTACGCGGCCGCGGCGGCCGTCACCCCGGCCCACACGGCGTGGCAGCGCGTGGTGCTCGACGGGGACCGCGTGGTCGGCTTCATCCACGGCAACTTCGATCCCGACGCTCCGCAGGAGGAGTTCCGCGCGGCGCTGTGGCGGATCAACGTCGACGCGGACGCGCAGGGCCGCGGCGTCGGCACCTTCGCGGTGAACGCGCTCATCGACGAGGCCCGCACGCGCGGCGTGCGCCAGCTGACCGTGCTCTGGGAGCGCGGCGACGACGGCCCCGAGGAGTTCTTCCTGCACATCGGCTTCTCCCCCGTCGGCGAGACGCCGTACGGCGAGGTCATCGGCTCGATCGACCTCTAG
- a CDS encoding metal-sensitive transcriptional regulator yields MTGTAAASAGADDATADRADGASCESQTHGYIGHKDDLLKRLRRAEGQVRGVHRMVEEDAYCIDILTQVSAATKALERVALALLDDHLRHCVASAAEEGGAVAAEKLEEASAAIARLVR; encoded by the coding sequence ATGACCGGTACCGCCGCGGCCTCCGCCGGGGCGGACGACGCGACCGCGGACCGCGCCGACGGGGCGTCCTGCGAGTCCCAGACCCACGGCTACATCGGTCACAAGGACGATCTGCTGAAGCGGCTGCGACGGGCCGAGGGGCAGGTCCGCGGCGTGCACCGCATGGTCGAGGAGGACGCGTACTGCATCGACATCCTCACCCAGGTCTCCGCGGCGACGAAGGCGCTCGAGCGCGTGGCGCTCGCGCTGCTCGACGATCACCTGCGGCACTGCGTGGCCTCCGCCGCCGAGGAGGGCGGCGCCGTCGCGGCGGAGAAGCTCGAGGAGGCGTCGGCCGCGATCGCGCGGCTCGTCCGCTAG
- the ppk2 gene encoding polyphosphate kinase 2: MTDDLDERNRAGESAFALAEPGQIDVTPEIDEIGELLARGRADDEGATAAWRQGYPYPTKLSRSAYEQEKHRLQIELLKLQAWVKESGEKIVILFEGRDAAGKGGAIKRFTEHLNPRGARVVALEIPTERERTQWYFQRYVQHLPSAGEIVMFDRSWYNRAGVERVMEYCTPQQYLEFTRSAPEFERMLVNSGTHLVKFWFSVGKAEQHERFMARSQDPVKQWKLSPTDLASLDKWDDYTAAKEAMFFYTDTPQAPWTVVKSNDKKRARLEAMRWVLSRFDYPDKDRAAVGTPDPRLIGSPQSVSDDGEGPAGSFPVVGAG, encoded by the coding sequence ATGACCGACGACCTCGACGAGCGGAACCGGGCGGGCGAGTCCGCCTTCGCGCTGGCGGAACCCGGCCAGATCGACGTCACCCCCGAGATCGACGAGATCGGCGAGCTGCTCGCCCGCGGACGGGCGGACGACGAGGGTGCGACCGCCGCCTGGCGGCAGGGGTACCCCTACCCGACGAAGCTCTCCCGCAGCGCCTACGAGCAGGAGAAGCATCGCCTGCAGATCGAGCTCCTCAAACTGCAGGCCTGGGTGAAGGAGAGCGGCGAGAAGATCGTCATCCTCTTCGAGGGGCGGGACGCGGCGGGCAAAGGCGGCGCGATCAAGCGCTTCACCGAGCATCTGAACCCCCGCGGTGCCCGCGTCGTGGCGCTCGAGATCCCGACGGAGCGGGAGCGGACGCAGTGGTACTTCCAGCGCTACGTGCAGCATCTGCCGAGCGCCGGGGAGATCGTGATGTTCGACCGCTCGTGGTACAACCGCGCCGGCGTCGAACGGGTCATGGAGTACTGCACCCCGCAGCAGTACCTCGAGTTCACGCGTTCCGCGCCCGAGTTCGAGCGCATGCTCGTGAACTCCGGCACGCACCTCGTGAAGTTCTGGTTCTCGGTCGGCAAGGCGGAGCAGCACGAGCGCTTCATGGCGCGTTCGCAGGACCCGGTGAAGCAGTGGAAGCTCTCCCCCACCGACCTCGCGAGCCTCGACAAGTGGGACGACTACACCGCGGCGAAGGAGGCCATGTTCTTCTACACGGACACGCCGCAGGCGCCGTGGACCGTCGTGAAGTCGAACGACAAGAAGCGGGCGCGGCTCGAGGCCATGCGCTGGGTGCTCTCGCGCTTCGATTACCCCGACAAGGATCGCGCCGCGGTCGGGACGCCGGACCCGCGCCTCATCGGCTCGCCGCAGAGCGTCTCCGACGACGGCGAGGGGCCTGCGGGCTCGTTCCCGGTGGTCGGGGCGGGATGA
- a CDS encoding ROK family protein, translated as MSDRLRIGMDIGGTKTEAVAIDAAGGVVATALLPTPPGVEPVLATAEQAIAELAAQTGRGVREFASVGVGIPGQVDRASGEVRLAYNIGIEHLALAARLGERTGLPVALDNDVNAAALGAAHLMGLDGTVSYLNIGTGLAEGLVIDGALQRGAHGITGEIGHFAIDPLGRQCLCGQLGCLETAASGAALRNFWPAGGEHPGRTLLPAVDAGDAEAQAAFEHLVRGSATAIRLLVLLLDPHTVVIGGGLRLLGDRLFDAIRGRLAEWGAQSPFIAELGIAERIRLLSEGSPAAAVGAALAGADRPGEAAADRPGEPVAGRAGTDAHRRGDAP; from the coding sequence ATGAGCGATCGGCTCCGCATCGGCATGGACATCGGCGGTACGAAGACCGAGGCCGTCGCGATCGACGCCGCGGGCGGTGTGGTGGCGACGGCGCTCCTGCCCACCCCGCCCGGCGTGGAGCCCGTGCTCGCCACGGCGGAGCAGGCGATCGCCGAACTCGCGGCGCAGACGGGGCGCGGGGTCCGGGAATTCGCCTCCGTGGGCGTCGGCATTCCCGGCCAGGTGGATCGCGCGAGCGGCGAGGTGCGCCTCGCCTACAACATCGGCATCGAGCATCTGGCGCTCGCCGCACGGCTGGGCGAGCGCACGGGCCTGCCCGTCGCCCTCGACAACGACGTCAACGCCGCGGCCCTCGGCGCGGCGCACCTCATGGGCCTCGACGGCACCGTCTCGTACCTGAACATCGGCACCGGTCTCGCCGAGGGGCTCGTGATCGACGGCGCCCTGCAGCGCGGGGCCCACGGCATCACCGGGGAGATCGGCCATTTCGCGATCGATCCGCTCGGCAGGCAGTGCCTCTGCGGCCAGCTCGGCTGCCTCGAGACCGCGGCGAGCGGCGCGGCGCTGCGCAACTTCTGGCCGGCAGGCGGCGAGCACCCCGGTCGCACGCTGCTCCCCGCGGTCGACGCGGGCGACGCCGAGGCCCAGGCGGCCTTCGAGCACCTGGTGCGCGGCTCGGCGACGGCGATCCGGCTGCTCGTGCTGCTGCTCGACCCGCACACCGTCGTCATCGGCGGCGGGCTGCGGCTCCTCGGCGATCGCCTCTTCGACGCGATCCGCGGGCGCCTCGCCGAGTGGGGCGCGCAGTCGCCGTTCATCGCCGAGCTCGGCATCGCCGAGCGGATCCGGCTGCTCTCCGAGGGCTCCCCCGCCGCGGCCGTCGGCGCGGCGCTCGCGGGGGCGGACCGGCCCGGCGAGGCCGCCGCGGATCGCCCCGGCGAGCCCGTCGCCGGTCGCGCCGGCACCGACGCGCACCGCCGCGGCGATGCCCCGTGA
- the ccsB gene encoding c-type cytochrome biogenesis protein CcsB → MLSELETYSTIALYSAMIVYSIAFVFYAVDLANRSGDGAALEARAATAAEGARAASAVSARGGVATATRAAAPARPVEPKPRRSRALRIGFSLTVLGFLLHLGATILRGIGAERVPWANMYEFALTATCAIILIFLVVQFFVDLRFLGALVTGLTIIFLGISKLNFYVEIVPLQPALDSYWLVIHILVAVLAVGFLTLSFGLSVLQLLQHRREGRIAAGEPGGTPFMASLPTAVRLEDLAYRIAIIGFVFWTFTLIAGSIWAEAAWSRYWGWDTKEVWTFVIWVLYAGFIHARATRGWRGTRSAWLSIIAYTAVIFNFTIVNVFFKGLHAYSGL, encoded by the coding sequence GTGCTGAGCGAGCTGGAAACCTATTCGACGATCGCCCTCTATTCGGCGATGATCGTCTACTCGATCGCTTTCGTGTTCTACGCGGTCGATCTGGCCAATCGCAGCGGCGACGGCGCGGCGCTCGAGGCGCGCGCGGCGACAGCCGCGGAGGGAGCCCGGGCGGCATCGGCCGTGAGCGCCCGCGGCGGCGTCGCGACCGCCACGCGCGCCGCAGCCCCCGCGCGCCCCGTCGAACCGAAGCCCCGCCGCTCCCGCGCGCTGCGCATCGGCTTCTCGCTGACGGTGCTCGGCTTCCTGCTGCACCTCGGCGCGACGATCCTGCGCGGCATCGGCGCGGAGCGCGTGCCGTGGGCGAACATGTACGAGTTCGCCCTGACCGCCACCTGCGCCATCATCCTCATCTTCCTCGTCGTCCAGTTCTTCGTGGACCTGCGCTTCCTCGGCGCGCTCGTCACGGGGCTCACGATCATCTTCCTCGGCATCTCGAAGCTCAACTTCTACGTGGAGATCGTGCCGCTGCAGCCGGCGCTCGACTCCTACTGGCTCGTGATCCACATCCTGGTCGCCGTCCTCGCGGTCGGCTTCCTCACCCTGTCGTTCGGGCTGTCGGTTCTGCAGCTGCTGCAGCACCGCCGGGAGGGGCGCATCGCGGCGGGCGAACCGGGCGGCACGCCGTTCATGGCGAGCCTGCCCACGGCCGTGCGCCTCGAGGACCTCGCCTACCGCATCGCCATCATCGGCTTCGTGTTCTGGACCTTCACCCTCATCGCCGGATCCATCTGGGCCGAGGCCGCGTGGAGCCGCTACTGGGGCTGGGACACCAAGGAGGTCTGGACCTTCGTCATCTGGGTGCTCTACGCCGGATTCATCCACGCCAGGGCCACCCGCGGCTGGCGCGGCACCCGATCGGCCTGGCTGTCGATCATCGCCTACACGGCGGTCATCTTCAACTTCACCATCGTGAACGTCTTCTTCAAGGGGCTGCACGCGTACTCCGGCCTGTAG